The genomic DNA CATTCACTGTGTCCAACGCTAGTACTGAACACATTCTTGCCAACAGTTAGTTACCTGACGGAAAGCTATTACCAGACTTGGAATGTATTTCTGATTTTATCGGTCCGTGACTTTCTATCTTTTTGACAATAATGCAATCTTTGGTTAGAGTCATACATACTGTTCTCTGTATCTGAAAAGCGAAACCTATTCCTGAAATTGTGgatctatacatacatacccgtCTTCTTAAAATCCCATCATAGACAACAAAAGTGTTCTTTCTTTTAATTTGGTCTTCTAAGCAGGGATTTCTTCAGGTTGTCAATCTACACTAATCTCGAAGAATACAAAATATATCGGATTTCTGTACTACTATAGCTTACCTGCTTCCGCGCGGTGTTGAATATAATACTATAGAGTATTAGCATGACGACAAGGGGAACTATAATCGCCACgatgaaattgaaaaacatgtACTCCATTGCGATGACATCCATGAAGAAACATTGGGGTTCTTCCGGTCGTCCAAGGTTCCAGCCCATCATAGGCAGCGTACCAATAATCATTGCAATGAACCAGGAGGCGGCAATCATAGCAACGGCGCTTTTTGTCGTCATGTAAGAATGGTAGCGTAGCGGGTGAACGATGGCGATGTATCGGTCGACACTGACGCCGATCAGGCTGAAAGTAGAGCTTGCGCAAAGTCCCAACAAGAATGACAACATAAAGAGGCATGCCTCGAAGTTTGCAGGTAGACCGTAACTTGTTAGTATTGCGAAGGGAATGGCTAATGATCCTACTAAGAAGTCAGCCACCGCCAAAGACAGTATGAAGTAGTTTGTGATTGTCTGCAATCGTTTATTTTGATAGATGACCCATATTACCAAACCATTGCCAAAGACTGCCAATACGGCAATTACTATCTCAGTAATAAGGTAGAACAATTCGACGGCCATTTCTAGCGACGTTCTAATACGTTCTCATATGTGTTTACTAGTGGAGTCTGTTGTACCGATGTGTCTTGCAAATCAGCGAAAAGCGGGTTAGTTTTATCAAGCTGGCGCAGAACTGGTGTAATTCTAGTCACAGTATATCGTGTTTCAAATGCAGAAGTGCTTTACAGCGCTCGCCTAATGTTGGTATTACTTAACACCAATTTATAGACAATTTGAAATCGTTTACTGGTGTCGGTTTCTGTGACGTCAAAGGATCGGTTAAGTTCAATCAAACAGTCACGATGTACAAAAACTAAAGACAAGATCACTCTATGGAGTCTATTCAATCTGCGTTCAGTCACCTGGTGAAGTCTTCCCTTTTATGAATTTAAACTTCCAAATCGTTAAAATCTGTCGTTGGTACGATCTGAATAAGTCTCACCCCGCGGAAAATTTTGCGTTATTCTGTAGCAACGGCTATTATCACCTTTAGTTTGAACCAGTCTCAACGAAAATAAATGGAAATGGTTGCATTCCTGGGTTGAAAGGCATCCGCACCGTGTGGATTCGTAAGAAAACTGCAGTTGAATTGTCTTGAATAAAGTCTCTACCTTAACAAAATTACTTTCAGAAAAAGTCATTGCCAGATTGGGATGCAGTTGCTGAGTTGACGGACAGATGTGTCTCAGCTGTAGTGCCGCCAGTTTCCAAAACAGTTACTTTGTGTTCATTGGTTGTATCACTCGTTGTGGAAACTCTCTTCTGGTGATGAGCATAGCGCATAATGGAATGGTATGAGCGAAGCTGCATCGAAATCATCAGGATTGGAAGTGCATCAAGAAGCCCAGGGTCTCCTGGTATCGGCTCGTGAGCTGAGACCACTATTTACGCCACTGCAGGTTTTTATTAATTTCGGAGATGGCGCCTAACGCTGATTGGACGATAGGACAGATCTATCACCCTGGAAACAAAAAACATGCaaataaaattatcatttaCGCGTGTTTGAATGGTTCAATTAATGAATAACGTCGATCAAACATACCTTTTTCGTCCCACCTCATTCGCTTTACTCTGAACATGACTATTCACAGCATCATCGTGAGTTTTTCATGCATGGATGAATGAGCAAAAATAGATAATGTGTCAAAACCAGTGAATATAGTCAAATTCGCAAAACACTTGCATTGGGCACTGCAAGTGACGTACATGATAATCTGAGGtcaaagaaatattatttaatttttggcTAAAGGGCTAACAATATCTTTGAATCTTcgataaaaacaaaacatttctatCATAAGAATCACAAAACTCGGCAGAAATGTTACGAATAGGTGATTTCTTCTTTCCAATAGACCGAATCACTATTCTCTATCGCAGCCTATGGCACAAACATGTACACGGAGAGCTTATCTCGAGGGGTTGCTGAAGGTTTCAGTTTGGTATGAATGATATATGGCGGACTTTGCTGACTTATGTATGAATACTGAAATTATTCACAGACTGATACATTCATCGATCCATAAGTTGTTATACATGAGCGAAAACTTGTCCCTGGAGCAAGTCGATTAATTCGGAAAATGCGAATCTCGTGACAAATGTCCTAGGCTTTGATGGCAAGCCTAGACATGTCATATTGCCAATACCCATGTTTTCAGGGATTTGTTTTCTGACATCGAATAATAACCATGCTACGTTGGAAAAGAAATCATGGAAGTCAATTACTCTGTAAATCACAACAGTTTTCGATGAGGAGCGATTTGACCTCACCGCTCTCTTTCGACGCGTAAATTGCTGACTTTTAAATTACTAACTGTTACTCGCCACATTTCGTCCTTTCCTTATCGACTGTTTTAAACCATGAGCTCCCTTTTCTTAACGAATTATTGAACGAATTTATTGTATGTTATTTCAATCCCTAACGGGTATCTCATTATTGGTAATTGTGTTCATGGGCAGCAAAAAGACCCTCGTTTAGGGTATAAGAGAAGTCTGAGAACAGCATTGCAACATACCCCGTTATTCTGTACACGCACATTGCAGGTGAGATCACTGTACCCATTAGAAGACAAGTGTAAACAATAGCGTCTTCCGATAACGACGCCATCAGAGACATAAGGCAAAGTGTAAGGGTGATGTTTTTACAATTTCTAAATaacaattttcccaaaaattATATCTTCATCTGAGATGATCGCAGTAGGCATGACAAATAAATGCTACTTACTGTCTAACCATGGGGAAGTCAAATACTGGCCATGTAATCGGCCTAGTTTGGTATCGCGATATTGCCATCCTTCAACGTTGAGTACATTTTGataacatgacattttgtttaatCATTGTAATCTGAAACGGTATAACAACGGATCACAGGTAAAGTAGGCTGTTCATATCGGGTCGTAGCCTTGACGTATTTGTGTTCcaataaagttttcatttgcTCTTCGTCTTTACAAAACAGAAAAGCATTTAACTCGATTTGCCGTTTGCGAGTAACCCGATACTTAAACGACGGATATCAATGGCAAAGCAGTAATGTACATTACTTGAAAGTCGATTCACTAGAAatcaaaatttgattaaaatgtcACCGGATCAAGTTGAAAGGAACGCGCGATTCATCTGTGGTCGTAGCTATGGTCTGACCTATAAACGAACGCATTAAATAATACAGAAGACTTTTTCCAAAGATTATTCATGAAATGAGTATCGTGCATCCTTTAGTAAGGAAAGTCGTCATCGTTCATTGGGGTCTATTGTATCTTGCCAGATTTTCTAAAAAcgattttgaaataaacaagtaGCTCCTGTGAACTCTCATTAAGCCATCGTATTCTCATAGTCTGCGGCCTGAAGACTCCCGGTCAAATCTATTCTCTCACACAAAATCTATCTCCTATATTGAGAGAAATATTCTCTGTTACTTTTACAGAATTGAAGTGATC from Ptychodera flava strain L36383 chromosome 12, AS_Pfla_20210202, whole genome shotgun sequence includes the following:
- the LOC139145892 gene encoding adenosine receptor A2a-like, translated to MAVELFYLITEIVIAVLAVFGNGLVIWVIYQNKRLQTITNYFILSLAVADFLVGSLAIPFAILTSYGLPANFEACLFMLSFLLGLCASSTFSLIGVSVDRYIAIVHPLRYHSYMTTKSAVAMIAASWFIAMIIGTLPMMGWNLGRPEEPQCFFMDVIAMEYMFFNFIVAIIVPLVVMLILYSIIFNTARKQIRSIAALEVHMPNKNDRGRGTKKELKAAKSLAVIIIFFMVCWFPIYIIDTLFLFCPESCQVPLQLLYFSIFISHGNSALNPILYGFGRDFRAAYKRFFLGLCPCCKTLSCCQDDPRKPSEGQTNSSHEMSVMRVR